The Solibacillus sp. FSL R7-0682 genome includes a window with the following:
- the panB gene encoding 3-methyl-2-oxobutanoate hydroxymethyltransferase, which produces MKTTTQFVKMKENGEKIVMITAYDYPAAKFSEAAGVDMILVGDSLGMVVLGYESTMPVTVEDMIHHSKAVRRGAQDTFIVVDMPFGSYHGDLNETLKTAVKMMQETNANALKVEGAGEVIQVIEKLTNAGIPVVAHLGLLPQSAGVIGGYKVQGKTAEQAEKLIQDALLVEQAGACAVVLECIPHQLTEAVSKRLTIPTIGIGAGQEADGQVLVFHDLLKCGNHHIPKFVENFAQVGEEIERGIQGYTKAVKGNTFPTLAHSFTMNEEELTQLYGGVK; this is translated from the coding sequence ATGAAAACTACAACTCAGTTTGTAAAAATGAAGGAAAATGGCGAGAAAATTGTCATGATTACAGCCTATGACTATCCAGCGGCTAAATTTTCAGAAGCTGCAGGGGTCGATATGATTTTAGTTGGCGATTCATTAGGTATGGTTGTATTAGGGTATGAATCAACAATGCCAGTAACGGTTGAAGATATGATTCACCATAGCAAAGCTGTTCGACGAGGGGCACAAGATACATTTATTGTAGTTGATATGCCATTCGGGTCGTATCATGGTGATTTAAATGAAACATTAAAAACCGCTGTAAAAATGATGCAAGAAACAAATGCGAACGCATTAAAGGTTGAAGGTGCAGGCGAGGTAATTCAAGTAATTGAAAAGTTAACGAATGCAGGTATTCCTGTAGTTGCACATTTAGGCTTACTTCCACAATCAGCTGGAGTAATTGGCGGATATAAAGTACAAGGGAAAACGGCTGAGCAGGCTGAAAAGCTAATTCAAGATGCATTATTAGTTGAGCAAGCGGGAGCATGTGCAGTTGTATTAGAATGCATCCCTCATCAATTAACAGAGGCAGTATCAAAACGATTAACGATACCTACGATTGGAATTGGTGCGGGACAAGAAGCCGATGGCCAGGTTCTAGTATTCCACGATTTACTAAAATGTGGTAATCATCACATACCAAAGTTTGTGGAAAACTTTGCACAAGTTGGTGAAGAAATTGAACGTGGAATTCAGGGCTATACAAAAGCAGTAAAGGGAAACACATTCCCAACACTTGCACATAGCTTTACGATGAATGAAGAGGAATTAACGCAGCTTTATGGAGGCGTCAA
- a CDS encoding biotin--[acetyl-CoA-carboxylase] ligase — MHLTMKDEILQQFLNAKGEPLSGQQLADNFNVSRTAIWKHIQVLQEEGYQFETIKKRGYVLVATPDKVDIAQLKQVLHTKRYGQQVHYYDTVESTQIIAHELVRSGVPDGTIVIAEHQTAGRGRMMREWDSSKGKGIWLTIIIRPNIAPHQAPQFTLVTAVAVVKAMKAMFKNFTPVIKWPNDILINGKKTTGILTEMISESDRVQALLVGIGINVNQSIEDFPEELQGIATSVSIEEQQFVDRVQLVARLLESLEHYSDHYVQHGFPLIKELWEESSGTIGKQVRATTLREVIEGEAISITENGVLEIRQANGDIKGVYSADIEVF, encoded by the coding sequence ATGCATTTAACGATGAAGGATGAAATTTTACAACAATTTTTGAACGCAAAAGGTGAACCACTTTCTGGTCAACAATTAGCTGACAATTTTAACGTTTCAAGAACGGCTATTTGGAAACATATCCAAGTGTTGCAAGAGGAAGGCTATCAATTTGAAACGATAAAAAAACGTGGCTATGTTTTAGTAGCTACACCAGATAAGGTAGATATTGCACAGTTAAAGCAAGTACTTCATACAAAGCGCTATGGTCAGCAAGTACATTATTACGATACCGTAGAATCGACACAAATAATCGCCCATGAGCTTGTTCGTTCGGGCGTTCCCGATGGTACAATTGTCATTGCAGAGCATCAAACTGCGGGTCGAGGTCGTATGATGCGTGAATGGGATTCCTCTAAAGGAAAAGGGATTTGGCTAACAATTATTATTCGACCTAACATTGCACCACATCAGGCACCACAATTTACATTAGTGACAGCAGTTGCAGTTGTTAAAGCAATGAAGGCAATGTTCAAAAACTTCACACCCGTAATTAAATGGCCAAACGATATTTTAATTAATGGTAAAAAAACGACGGGTATTTTGACAGAAATGATTTCTGAATCAGACCGTGTTCAAGCTTTGTTAGTTGGTATAGGGATTAATGTAAATCAATCAATAGAAGATTTTCCGGAAGAACTACAAGGAATCGCGACGTCAGTTAGTATTGAAGAACAGCAATTTGTAGATCGTGTACAACTTGTAGCAAGATTACTAGAATCCTTGGAACATTATAGTGACCATTACGTGCAGCATGGCTTCCCGCTTATTAAAGAGCTTTGGGAAGAGTCTTCTGGAACGATAGGCAAGCAAGTTCGAGCAACTACCTTAAGGGAAGTTATTGAAGGTGAAGCAATAAGCATTACTGAAAATGGTGTTCTTGAAATTCGTCAAGCGAATGGAGATATTAAAGGGGTCTATTCAGCAGATATTGAAGTATTTTGA
- a CDS encoding CCA tRNA nucleotidyltransferase has translation MKPKSSNNTKEFMKEWRKRKMIPKQWQAATEVINIIEQAGFEAFIVGGAVRDYYLKKENNDVDIATSALPNEIQEIFNHTIDVGIEHGTVIVLDCGEPIEVTTFRTESTYSDHRRPDAVHFVRSLTEDLKRRDFTMNAMALNKDGDFIDYYSGRKDIDNRIIRAVGNPDERFREDALRMIRAIRFAAQLGFSIEPVTFQAVLQQSSSISFIAMERIQVEFSKIWISNNARIAIDYIQQTGLERFLPGKFAISDWQYFNGGNRQVGWAYFCFVNDREISLLTQYKCSNKDKLFAKLVFDAYDRLLDGWQSMDYFTFDLDILKTALHFAQWQSKQLTITFDDIAIKKNELPIQTRQQLAITGNDVIVWLDKKGGPWIKPVLDAALDAVVTGQVANDKQQLKEWFHAFNDEG, from the coding sequence ATGAAACCAAAATCATCGAACAATACGAAAGAATTTATGAAAGAGTGGCGGAAAAGAAAAATGATTCCAAAACAGTGGCAGGCAGCAACCGAGGTTATTAACATTATTGAACAAGCCGGTTTTGAAGCATTTATAGTTGGTGGAGCTGTCCGCGATTATTATTTGAAAAAAGAAAATAATGACGTAGATATTGCTACGAGCGCTTTGCCAAATGAAATTCAAGAGATTTTTAATCATACAATTGATGTTGGGATTGAACATGGAACAGTAATTGTTTTAGATTGCGGTGAACCAATTGAAGTTACCACGTTTCGAACGGAATCCACCTATAGTGATCATCGAAGACCAGATGCGGTTCATTTTGTCCGGAGTTTAACAGAGGATTTAAAACGTCGGGATTTTACGATGAATGCGATGGCTTTAAATAAAGATGGGGATTTTATCGATTATTATAGCGGTCGTAAAGATATTGATAACAGGATTATTCGCGCAGTAGGTAATCCAGACGAACGTTTCCGAGAGGACGCACTTCGGATGATTCGCGCAATTCGTTTTGCAGCGCAACTTGGCTTTTCCATTGAACCTGTGACATTCCAAGCAGTGCTCCAACAATCTTCATCAATTTCGTTTATTGCGATGGAGCGAATTCAAGTGGAATTTTCGAAAATTTGGATATCTAATAATGCACGAATTGCAATCGATTATATTCAGCAAACAGGGTTAGAACGATTTTTACCAGGCAAGTTTGCAATTTCCGATTGGCAATATTTTAATGGAGGCAATCGACAAGTTGGATGGGCATATTTTTGCTTCGTCAATGATCGGGAGATATCACTACTCACACAATATAAGTGTTCGAATAAAGATAAGCTATTTGCAAAATTAGTTTTTGATGCCTATGACCGTCTACTAGATGGATGGCAATCGATGGACTATTTTACTTTTGATTTAGACATTTTAAAGACTGCGCTACATTTTGCACAGTGGCAAAGCAAACAATTGACAATCACATTCGATGATATTGCGATAAAAAAGAATGAACTTCCTATTCAAACACGTCAGCAATTAGCTATTACCGGCAATGATGTTATTGTCTGGTTAGACAAAAAGGGAGGTCCATGGATTAAACCAGTATTAGATGCAGCATTAGACGCTGTTGTAACTGGACAAGTGGCAAATGATAAACAACAATTAAAGGAATGGTTTCATGCATTTAACGATGAAGGATGA
- the bshA gene encoding N-acetyl-alpha-D-glucosaminyl L-malate synthase BshA, translated as MKKLKIGITCYPTVGGSGVIATELGKMLAERGHEIHFITSSVPFRLNKIYPNVFFHEVEVNNYSVFQYPPYDIALASKMADVVKDEQLDVLHVHYAIPHAVCAVLARDMSGRDFGIVTTLHGTDISVLGEDSTLAQAIKYGIDRSDAVTAVSNSLRQQTYDLIDTNVPIDTIYNFVDENVFKVVDPGNLKQQFGIEEHEKVLIHISNFRKIKNLPDVIASFMRIRERMPAKLLLVGDGPEKHRIMNMVKVSPYKDDVLFLGKQENITELFAISDLKLLLSEKESFGLVLLEAMACGVPGIGTSIGGIPEVIEHGVNGYLVELGDTESVAKYAVELLQDEEKLASFRQAALNAVREQFHETKIIEQYERIYERVAEKKNDSKTVAGSNRGY; from the coding sequence ATGAAAAAATTAAAAATTGGTATTACATGCTATCCGACAGTAGGAGGTTCTGGCGTCATTGCAACAGAGCTTGGAAAAATGTTAGCAGAACGAGGACATGAAATTCACTTCATTACATCGAGTGTACCTTTTCGACTTAATAAAATTTACCCAAACGTCTTTTTCCATGAAGTTGAAGTGAATAATTACTCTGTTTTTCAGTATCCTCCCTATGATATTGCTTTAGCGAGTAAGATGGCAGATGTTGTGAAAGATGAGCAGTTGGATGTTTTACATGTACATTATGCAATTCCTCATGCGGTTTGTGCTGTTTTAGCCAGAGATATGAGTGGAAGAGACTTTGGCATCGTAACGACACTTCATGGAACAGATATTTCAGTATTAGGTGAAGACTCCACGTTAGCACAAGCAATCAAGTATGGAATTGATCGGTCAGACGCCGTTACTGCGGTATCTAATTCTTTGAGACAGCAAACTTATGATTTAATTGATACGAATGTGCCAATTGATACGATTTATAATTTTGTAGATGAAAATGTATTCAAAGTAGTAGATCCAGGTAATCTAAAGCAACAATTTGGTATAGAAGAACATGAAAAAGTACTAATTCATATTTCAAACTTCCGTAAAATAAAAAATTTACCTGATGTTATTGCATCATTTATGCGCATTCGAGAAAGAATGCCAGCAAAATTACTTTTAGTCGGAGATGGGCCTGAAAAGCATCGTATTATGAATATGGTGAAAGTTTCTCCGTATAAAGATGATGTTTTATTTTTAGGGAAGCAAGAAAATATTACGGAACTGTTTGCTATTAGTGATTTAAAGTTACTACTTTCTGAGAAGGAATCATTCGGACTAGTTTTATTGGAAGCAATGGCATGTGGTGTACCTGGTATTGGAACATCCATTGGAGGTATTCCTGAAGTAATTGAGCACGGAGTAAATGGTTATTTAGTAGAATTAGGTGATACTGAGTCTGTTGCCAAATATGCAGTAGAGTTGTTACAAGATGAGGAAAAATTAGCATCATTCCGTCAAGCAGCTTTAAATGCGGTAAGAGAACAATTCCATGAAACCAAAATCATCGAACAATACGAAAGAATTTATGAAAGAGTGGCGGAAAAGAAAAATGATTCCAAAACAGTGGCAGGCAGCAACCGAGGTTATTAA
- the mgsA gene encoding methylglyoxal synthase — translation MKIALIAHDRKKDNLIQFAIAYRDILGEHDLFATGTTGTMIEAETGLSITKFRSGPLGGDQQIGAKIADNDLDMVFFFRDPLTAQPHEPDVMALVRLCDLYHIPLATNMGTAEILLKGLQEGFVDWRTLSERRQ, via the coding sequence ATGAAAATAGCATTAATCGCACACGATCGTAAAAAAGATAATTTAATTCAATTTGCGATTGCATATCGTGATATTTTAGGGGAACATGATCTATTTGCAACAGGTACAACAGGAACGATGATTGAAGCTGAAACAGGTTTGTCTATTACCAAATTTCGTTCTGGCCCACTTGGAGGAGATCAACAAATTGGGGCGAAAATCGCCGATAATGATTTAGATATGGTATTTTTCTTCCGCGATCCATTAACAGCACAGCCGCATGAGCCAGATGTAATGGCACTTGTGCGTTTGTGTGATTTGTATCATATTCCATTAGCAACGAATATGGGAACTGCGGAAATTTTATTAAAAGGTTTACAAGAAGGCTTTGTCGATTGGCGAACGCTTTCGGAGCGTAGACAATAA
- the dapB gene encoding 4-hydroxy-tetrahydrodipicolinate reductase: MSIKVAIAGARGKMGLEAVHTVMNNEGMELVAALDYKVLGTTLAELETFPNHYKVPIYTDFEQLVAETMPDVLVDLTNPHFVYEHTKQALQLNVRPVVGTTGFTDEQLQELKGLSQQKNLGCIIAPNFAIGAILMMKFAKEAAKYFPDVEIIEMHHDQKLDAPSGTGIKTAQMISEIRKEKTQGHPNEKETHEGARGADYEGMRIHSVRLPGLVAHQQVLFGGTGELLTIRHDSLNRGSFMGGVAFCIEEVMKIDNLIYGLENII; the protein is encoded by the coding sequence ATGTCAATTAAAGTAGCAATTGCTGGTGCTCGAGGAAAAATGGGCCTAGAAGCTGTACATACTGTTATGAATAATGAGGGAATGGAGTTAGTTGCTGCCTTGGATTATAAAGTACTCGGCACTACTTTAGCTGAGCTTGAAACATTTCCAAATCATTATAAAGTTCCGATTTATACTGATTTCGAACAACTGGTTGCGGAGACAATGCCAGATGTACTTGTTGATTTAACAAATCCACATTTTGTTTATGAACATACAAAGCAAGCTTTGCAATTAAATGTACGCCCTGTAGTTGGGACAACTGGATTTACAGATGAGCAATTACAGGAGTTAAAAGGTCTTTCTCAGCAAAAGAATTTAGGTTGCATTATTGCACCAAACTTTGCAATTGGTGCAATTTTAATGATGAAATTTGCGAAAGAAGCAGCAAAATATTTTCCAGATGTAGAAATTATCGAAATGCACCATGATCAAAAGTTGGATGCACCGTCAGGAACGGGTATAAAGACTGCACAAATGATTAGTGAAATACGAAAAGAGAAAACTCAAGGTCATCCAAATGAAAAAGAAACGCATGAGGGAGCACGTGGAGCCGATTATGAGGGGATGCGTATTCATTCAGTTCGATTACCAGGTTTAGTTGCGCATCAGCAAGTATTGTTTGGTGGTACAGGGGAATTATTGACGATTCGCCATGACTCGTTAAATCGAGGCAGCTTTATGGGAGGCGTCGCATTTTGTATTGAAGAAGTCATGAAAATAGACAACCTAATTTATGGATTAGAGAACATCATTTAA
- a CDS encoding YitT family protein: MQGIKIQNIIGILLGTALFSFGFVHFNMQNQLGEGGFSGITLILYFTLNWDPALMNLLLNIPMFILGWRLLGKKSFIYTIIGTIGVSFFLKIFQIYEFEMSLQDDLFLVSLFAGVFVGVGLGIVFRFGGTTGGVDILARLAHKYLGWSMGKTMFGFDFIVIIISWMTFLDARSMMYTLVAVYVGGRVIDLVQDGAYSAKGAFIISNKSDDIAALITKNMERGVTIFDGHGYFTKEHRDVLYCVVARNELVRLKSIIHAVDPHAFVSIMEVRDVAGEGFTLDEKKQPIH; the protein is encoded by the coding sequence ATGCAAGGAATAAAAATTCAAAACATTATCGGAATACTACTAGGAACTGCACTGTTTAGTTTTGGTTTTGTCCATTTTAATATGCAAAACCAACTTGGTGAAGGTGGATTTAGTGGTATTACACTTATCTTATATTTTACACTAAATTGGGACCCAGCATTAATGAATTTACTACTAAATATCCCTATGTTTATTCTCGGTTGGCGTTTGCTAGGTAAAAAGTCATTTATTTATACAATTATCGGAACAATTGGTGTATCATTTTTCTTGAAAATTTTCCAAATATACGAATTTGAAATGAGCCTACAGGATGATTTATTTCTTGTCTCATTATTTGCTGGTGTATTCGTCGGTGTCGGATTAGGAATTGTTTTTCGATTCGGTGGTACTACTGGTGGTGTAGATATTTTAGCACGATTAGCACATAAATATCTCGGTTGGAGTATGGGCAAGACAATGTTTGGCTTTGATTTTATTGTCATTATTATTTCTTGGATGACATTTTTAGATGCTCGTTCAATGATGTATACACTCGTTGCAGTTTATGTTGGTGGGCGCGTTATTGATCTTGTTCAAGATGGGGCTTATTCAGCAAAAGGTGCATTTATCATATCCAATAAATCAGATGATATTGCGGCATTAATTACGAAAAATATGGAACGTGGTGTTACAATATTTGATGGTCATGGGTATTTTACGAAGGAGCATCGTGATGTGCTTTATTGTGTTGTCGCTCGTAATGAATTAGTCCGTTTAAAATCGATTATTCACGCAGTAGATCCTCATGCCTTTGTTTCCATTATGGAAGTTCGAGATGTCGCTGGTGAAGGCTTTACACTAGATGAAAAGAAACAGCCAATTCATTAA
- a CDS encoding zinc metallopeptidase: MGMYIVYFLIIMLLPLYAQMKVKSTYKKFAKVPAEKGMTGAQVARYILDQHGLSDVRVVPTQGYLADHYNPATKTVALSEDNYYNSSIAGTAVAAHEVGHAIQHAEAYSFLTFRSKLAPIASISSNFSWIFVIIGMLASMSGLLLLGIVLLAAGVVFQLITLPVEFDASNRAMNEVVSLGIINNGEERAARKVLNAAAMTYVAAASVAVLELVRLILIYTGMNSSED; this comes from the coding sequence ATGGGAATGTATATTGTTTATTTCTTAATTATTATGTTGCTACCTTTATATGCGCAAATGAAAGTAAAAAGCACATATAAAAAGTTTGCAAAGGTACCAGCAGAAAAAGGGATGACAGGTGCACAAGTAGCACGTTATATTTTAGATCAACATGGTTTATCAGATGTCCGAGTTGTACCGACACAAGGATATTTAGCGGATCACTACAATCCAGCTACAAAAACGGTAGCTTTATCGGAAGACAACTATTATAATTCCTCTATTGCAGGTACAGCAGTTGCTGCACACGAAGTAGGACATGCGATTCAACATGCGGAAGCATATTCATTCTTAACATTCCGTTCGAAATTAGCCCCAATTGCAAGTATTTCTTCTAATTTCTCTTGGATTTTCGTTATTATTGGTATGCTTGCTTCAATGTCTGGATTATTATTACTAGGTATCGTGTTATTAGCTGCTGGAGTAGTATTCCAATTAATTACATTACCTGTTGAGTTTGATGCTTCGAATCGAGCGATGAATGAAGTTGTTTCGTTAGGTATTATTAATAATGGCGAAGAGCGTGCGGCACGTAAAGTATTAAATGCAGCGGCAATGACGTATGTTGCTGCAGCATCAGTTGCAGTTCTAGAGTTAGTTCGTCTAATTTTAATCTATACAGGAATGAACTCATCTGAAGACTAA
- a CDS encoding DUF1405 domain-containing protein: MKALLIQWRYLLNHRAFLLLLLVINIFGTAYGYYWYKGQLAITEPIFYIFVPDSPTASLFFCIAIVGWLLGKNFKLMEVLALITLIKYGLWAVVMNLLTFVETGELGWMGWMLVASHFLMAVQAILYLPNYRFEMWHVAVAAVWTLHNDVIDYLFGQMPIYRVITQYPSEIGYFTFWLSIACILLAFLESRKREYLQQM; this comes from the coding sequence ATGAAAGCACTCTTAATACAATGGAGGTATTTGCTCAATCATCGCGCTTTTTTACTATTGTTACTTGTCATCAATATATTTGGAACAGCCTATGGGTATTATTGGTACAAAGGACAACTTGCGATAACTGAGCCAATATTTTATATTTTTGTTCCGGATTCACCGACAGCTAGTCTCTTTTTTTGCATTGCAATCGTTGGCTGGCTTTTAGGGAAAAACTTTAAATTAATGGAAGTTTTAGCGCTTATAACCCTTATCAAATATGGATTATGGGCAGTCGTAATGAATTTATTAACGTTTGTCGAGACAGGTGAATTAGGATGGATGGGTTGGATGCTCGTTGCATCACACTTTTTAATGGCTGTACAAGCTATATTGTATTTACCTAATTATCGTTTTGAAATGTGGCATGTTGCTGTGGCAGCAGTTTGGACGTTGCATAATGATGTGATCGATTATTTATTTGGACAAATGCCAATTTACCGTGTTATTACTCAGTATCCAAGTGAAATTGGTTATTTCACATTTTGGCTATCTATTGCTTGCATTTTGCTCGCTTTTTTAGAAAGTCGCAAGCGCGAATATTTGCAACAGATGTAA
- a CDS encoding menaquinol-cytochrome c reductase cytochrome b/c subunit, whose product MQRGKGMKFVGDSRVKATNRMANVPKDYTEYPGKTEAFWPDFLLKEWMVGAVFLIGYLLLTVAHPSPLEGPADPTNSSYIPLPDWYFLSMYQLLKYTYASGPYNLIGAAIIPGIAFGALALAPFLDTTPERRPSKRPLPTAFMLLAIAALIYTTWESVAATDWEAVDIQGEITDKHLGLLPNVEVDETSEGYEIYQAQASCIGCHGGDLAGVSGPMLLGNELTAEEVAEVIANGRGGMPAGTFTGTEEELQVLADFISSLKEEK is encoded by the coding sequence ATGCAACGCGGAAAAGGTATGAAGTTCGTAGGCGATTCTCGTGTAAAAGCTACTAATCGTATGGCGAACGTGCCGAAAGACTATACCGAATATCCAGGGAAAACAGAAGCTTTCTGGCCTGACTTCTTATTAAAAGAATGGATGGTTGGTGCTGTATTCTTAATTGGGTATTTACTATTAACTGTCGCACATCCTTCACCACTTGAAGGTCCGGCAGATCCAACAAACTCATCTTATATTCCTTTACCGGACTGGTACTTCTTATCAATGTACCAATTATTAAAATATACTTATGCATCAGGTCCATATAACCTTATCGGAGCAGCGATTATTCCAGGGATCGCATTTGGTGCATTAGCATTAGCACCGTTCTTAGATACAACGCCAGAGCGTCGTCCATCTAAACGTCCATTACCAACAGCATTCATGTTATTAGCAATTGCTGCACTCATTTATACTACTTGGGAATCTGTTGCAGCTACAGACTGGGAAGCAGTAGATATACAAGGTGAAATTACTGACAAACATTTAGGTTTATTACCAAATGTTGAAGTTGATGAAACTTCCGAAGGTTATGAAATTTACCAAGCACAAGCTTCTTGTATTGGATGTCACGGTGGAGATTTAGCGGGTGTGTCTGGCCCGATGTTATTAGGCAATGAATTAACAGCTGAAGAAGTAGCAGAAGTAATTGCGAATGGTCGTGGTGGTATGCCAGCAGGTACATTCACGGGTACTGAAGAAGAGCTACAAGTGTTAGCTGATTTCATTTCTAGTTTAAAAGAAGAAAAATAA
- the qcrB gene encoding menaquinol-cytochrome c reductase cytochrome b subunit: MLNKIYDWVDERLDITPIWRDIADHEVPEHVNPAHHFSAFVYCFGGLTFFITVIQILSGMFLTMYYVPDVENAWKSVYYLQNEVAFGEIVRGMHHWGASLVIVMMFLHTLRVFFTGSFKKPRELNWLVGVGIFAVMLGLGFTGYLLPWDMKALFATKVGLEIAASMPFIGEMIKVLLAGDSTIIGAQTLTRFFAIHVFFLPAALFALLAVHFIMIRRQGISGPL; encoded by the coding sequence GTGCTAAATAAAATTTATGATTGGGTCGATGAACGTTTAGATATTACTCCTATTTGGCGTGATATTGCCGACCATGAAGTGCCAGAGCACGTTAACCCTGCACATCATTTTTCAGCATTCGTATACTGTTTTGGTGGACTAACATTCTTCATTACAGTAATTCAAATCTTATCTGGTATGTTCTTAACAATGTACTATGTTCCAGACGTTGAGAATGCATGGAAATCAGTTTATTACTTACAAAACGAAGTAGCGTTCGGTGAAATCGTACGTGGTATGCACCACTGGGGAGCTTCATTGGTAATCGTAATGATGTTCTTACATACTCTTCGTGTATTTTTCACAGGTTCATTTAAAAAGCCTCGTGAATTAAACTGGTTAGTTGGTGTAGGTATTTTTGCAGTTATGCTAGGTTTAGGTTTCACAGGTTATTTGTTACCTTGGGACATGAAGGCATTATTTGCAACAAAAGTAGGTTTAGAAATTGCCGCTTCAATGCCATTTATTGGTGAAATGATTAAAGTGTTATTAGCTGGGGATTCAACAATAATTGGAGCACAAACATTAACTCGTTTCTTTGCAATTCACGTATTCTTCTTACCAGCAGCTTTATTTGCATTATTGGCAGTTCACTTTATTATGATCCGCCGTCAAGGTATTTCAGGTCCTCTATGA
- a CDS encoding ubiquinol-cytochrome c reductase iron-sulfur subunit — MSNRVTRRQFLTYTITGVGGFMAAGMLMPMVRFAIDPVLQTKEEGDFVQTSTKISDITEAPVKVDFSYEQTDGWYKSNVSDAAWVYKDGDQIIALSPVCKHLGCTVNWAGDPAHANQFFCACHAGRYEKNGVNVKGTPPLGPLDQYEVADNDGFLMLGKKIANTFS, encoded by the coding sequence ATGAGTAATCGAGTTACACGACGTCAATTTTTAACTTACACTATTACTGGTGTGGGCGGATTTATGGCAGCTGGTATGTTAATGCCGATGGTTCGTTTTGCGATTGATCCAGTTCTTCAAACGAAGGAGGAAGGGGATTTCGTACAAACAAGTACTAAAATTTCTGATATTACAGAAGCGCCTGTAAAAGTTGACTTTTCGTACGAACAAACAGATGGTTGGTACAAATCAAATGTATCAGATGCAGCTTGGGTATACAAAGATGGCGATCAAATTATAGCGCTTTCACCTGTATGTAAACACTTAGGTTGTACAGTAAACTGGGCTGGTGATCCAGCGCATGCGAATCAGTTCTTCTGTGCATGTCACGCGGGACGTTATGAAAAGAACGGTGTAAACGTTAAAGGTACACCTCCGTTAGGTCCACTTGATCAATATGAAGTGGCAGACAACGACGGCTTCTTAATGCTTGGGAAAAAAATCGCAAATACTTTTAGTTAA
- a CDS encoding YpiF family protein gives MIFKVSDVEQFQAQKQFIDTAVVPLLQLDLLDESMKQSSSASEYLMTLTTFIEQQFRGRIMLLPPFTYINETKNEELLTILESKLHNAGFKSVIFITCDHHWDRYKESLNVLWLPAIPLESMDNTVKQRILEEQLKQILPILTKVWL, from the coding sequence ATGATTTTTAAAGTAAGTGATGTAGAACAATTTCAAGCGCAAAAGCAATTTATCGATACAGCAGTTGTCCCATTATTGCAGTTGGATTTATTAGATGAATCAATGAAGCAAAGTAGCTCAGCTTCAGAATATTTAATGACTTTAACAACATTTATAGAGCAACAATTTAGAGGGAGAATAATGTTGCTACCTCCATTTACTTATATAAATGAAACAAAAAATGAGGAATTACTTACTATACTAGAAAGTAAATTACATAATGCTGGTTTTAAGTCTGTCATATTCATAACATGCGATCACCACTGGGATAGGTATAAAGAATCACTAAATGTCTTGTGGTTACCTGCTATACCGCTAGAATCAATGGATAATACTGTTAAACAGCGTATTTTGGAAGAACAATTAAAACAAATACTTCCGATATTAACAAAAGTATGGTTGTAA